A genomic stretch from Bacillus sp. N1-1 includes:
- the menB gene encoding 1,4-dihydroxy-2-naphthoyl-CoA synthase produces the protein MIQWKTEREFEDILYETYDGIAKITINRPEVRNAFTPRTVNELITAFSFARDDSNIGVIVLAGAGDKAFCSGGDQSVRGHGGYVGDDEIPRLNVLDLQRLIRVIPKPVIAMVSGYAIGGGHVLHVVCDLTIAADNAIFGQTGPKVGSFDAGYGAGYLARIVGHKKAREIWYLCRQYNAQEALDMGLVNTVVPLEQLEAETVQWAQEMLEKSPTALRFLKASLNADTDGLAGLQQMGGDATLLYYTTEEAKEGRDSFKEKRKPDFKQFPRFP, from the coding sequence ATGATTCAATGGAAGACTGAACGTGAATTTGAAGATATTCTTTATGAAACGTATGATGGGATTGCTAAGATTACAATTAACCGTCCAGAGGTGCGCAATGCATTTACACCAAGAACGGTTAATGAATTAATTACAGCTTTTTCATTTGCGAGAGACGATTCTAATATTGGGGTTATTGTTCTTGCAGGTGCTGGAGACAAAGCATTTTGTTCTGGCGGAGATCAAAGTGTTCGAGGGCATGGTGGATACGTAGGCGATGATGAAATTCCTCGTCTAAATGTATTAGATCTTCAACGTCTTATTCGTGTAATCCCTAAACCGGTTATCGCGATGGTTTCTGGATATGCGATTGGTGGAGGGCATGTTCTACACGTTGTATGTGATCTTACAATTGCTGCTGATAATGCGATTTTTGGACAAACAGGTCCTAAAGTAGGGAGCTTTGATGCTGGATACGGCGCTGGATACCTTGCTCGTATCGTAGGGCATAAGAAAGCCCGTGAGATCTGGTACCTTTGCCGTCAATATAACGCCCAAGAAGCACTTGATATGGGTCTTGTTAACACGGTTGTCCCTCTTGAACAGCTTGAAGCTGAAACCGTTCAGTGGGCGCAGGAAATGCTTGAGAAGTCACCAACTGCTTTACGTTTCCTTAAAGCTTCACTTAATGCTGATACAGATGGTCTTGCAGGACTTCAACAAATGGGTGGAGATGCAACGCTTCTTTATTACACAACTGAAGAAGCGAAAGAAGGACGCGATTCGTTTAAAGAGAAGCGCAAACCGGACTTTAAACAGTTCCCACGTTTTCCATAA
- the menH gene encoding 2-succinyl-6-hydroxy-2,4-cyclohexadiene-1-carboxylate synthase, translated as MIYTIEGQPFHVKIEGEGEPLLLLHGFTGSSASWSPLMKKLSTHYKVIAIDLIGHGASGKPDDPALYTMEAMGSYLKKLLQILHIDHIHLLGYSMGGRFALSFTVQYPDCVKTLILESSSPGLITKEERDKRIQNDHRLARRIEKGGMASFVDFWENVPLFSTQKKLPLRKKEEIRKQRLSNTERGLANSLIGMGTGAQPSYWEVLDSVAIPVLLLVGEHDQKFVSIGKKMENLLPQADFVQIYDAGHKIHVEQPEIFVKMVVAFLKKHADSNL; from the coding sequence ATGATTTACACAATTGAAGGACAACCGTTTCACGTTAAAATAGAAGGTGAGGGGGAACCTCTTCTTTTATTGCACGGCTTTACAGGGTCAAGCGCAAGTTGGTCTCCGTTAATGAAAAAACTATCAACGCACTATAAAGTGATCGCCATAGATTTAATTGGGCATGGTGCAAGTGGAAAACCAGATGATCCTGCGCTCTATACGATGGAGGCAATGGGAAGTTATCTAAAAAAGCTCTTACAGATTCTTCACATTGATCACATCCATTTGCTTGGCTATTCAATGGGTGGTCGTTTTGCCTTATCGTTTACTGTACAATATCCTGATTGTGTTAAAACACTCATCCTTGAGAGTAGCTCACCAGGACTTATTACGAAAGAGGAAAGAGATAAGCGAATACAAAATGATCATCGGCTTGCTAGACGGATTGAAAAGGGCGGCATGGCATCTTTTGTAGATTTTTGGGAAAACGTTCCTTTGTTTTCTACTCAGAAAAAACTTCCTTTACGCAAGAAAGAGGAAATAAGAAAACAGCGTTTGAGCAATACTGAAAGAGGACTGGCGAACAGTCTTATTGGAATGGGCACAGGCGCCCAGCCGTCCTATTGGGAAGTGTTAGACAGTGTAGCAATTCCTGTTCTTCTTTTAGTAGGGGAGCATGATCAAAAGTTCGTTTCTATTGGAAAGAAGATGGAAAATTTACTCCCTCAAGCTGATTTTGTGCAAATTTATGACGCAGGGCATAAAATTCATGTAGAACAACCTGAAATCTTTGTTAAAATGGTAGTAGCTTTTCTAAAAAAGCATGCAGATTCTAATCTGTAA
- a CDS encoding isochorismate synthase: MSTLQHQELFSLLHQGVSKAEKRGTSVLVSQVLSVAAVDPLSFYAAGSFTYKHDRTFWSDPENDTTIVGLGRMNQFQANRDRFRTIEEEWQRFLEDAIIEGAPSRPGVGPVLLGGFSFDPSAPESGEWGSFPEGGMVLPEIMLTSALDQAWLTINAVVSEEDDPEKLSEGLLKQHANLLNKITTVYSSNVEAFSIEEINPDQWKETVRSAAENIRGGQLDKVVLAREIKLKSTQSFSSTRTLSNLKEQQSDSYVFAFEYGEKCFLGASPERLVKREGQQVYSTCLAGSIQRGVSEEQDETLGQELLYDQKNRIEHDLVVQMIRTAMEEECEFVQVPSTPEILKTPHIQHLFTPVVARAGKRTSLLRMVERLHPTPALGGYPQIEAVKEIKRIENLDRGWYAGPVGWVDYQGNGEFAVAIRSGLLNGDQATLYAGCGIVGDSDPDSEYEETKMKFKPMLTALGGKKYD; the protein is encoded by the coding sequence GTGTCTACATTACAACATCAAGAATTATTTAGCCTGCTTCATCAAGGTGTTAGTAAGGCAGAAAAGCGGGGAACGTCTGTACTTGTTAGTCAGGTGCTATCAGTAGCTGCTGTCGATCCCCTCTCCTTTTATGCAGCAGGTTCGTTTACTTATAAACATGATCGAACATTTTGGTCTGATCCAGAGAATGATACGACGATTGTAGGGCTTGGACGGATGAACCAATTCCAAGCCAATCGCGATCGATTTCGTACAATAGAAGAAGAGTGGCAGCGTTTTCTTGAAGATGCCATTATAGAGGGGGCACCATCTCGTCCAGGTGTCGGACCTGTGCTGCTCGGTGGATTTTCTTTTGATCCTTCTGCGCCAGAAAGCGGTGAATGGGGTTCATTTCCTGAAGGGGGTATGGTACTTCCGGAAATTATGCTAACTTCCGCTCTTGATCAGGCGTGGTTAACAATTAATGCCGTCGTGAGTGAAGAAGATGATCCGGAGAAACTTTCGGAAGGACTTCTAAAGCAACATGCCAACCTTTTAAATAAAATAACGACCGTATATTCATCGAATGTTGAAGCTTTTTCTATAGAAGAAATTAACCCTGATCAATGGAAAGAAACTGTCAGAAGTGCAGCCGAAAATATACGAGGAGGGCAGCTGGATAAAGTAGTTCTTGCTAGAGAAATCAAGCTAAAATCTACACAATCTTTCTCTTCTACACGAACGCTATCAAATTTAAAAGAACAGCAGAGCGATAGCTATGTATTTGCGTTCGAATACGGGGAAAAATGTTTTCTTGGCGCCTCACCTGAACGGTTAGTGAAAAGGGAGGGGCAACAGGTTTATTCAACGTGTCTTGCTGGCTCGATTCAACGGGGGGTATCGGAAGAACAAGATGAGACTCTTGGACAAGAACTGCTTTATGATCAAAAAAATCGAATTGAACACGATTTAGTCGTTCAGATGATTCGAACCGCTATGGAAGAAGAGTGTGAATTTGTTCAGGTTCCATCTACGCCAGAAATTTTAAAAACACCGCATATTCAACACTTGTTTACACCTGTTGTAGCGAGGGCTGGCAAAAGAACAAGTCTTCTACGGATGGTTGAACGGCTACACCCCACCCCGGCACTCGGAGGGTATCCTCAAATAGAGGCGGTTAAAGAGATTAAGCGAATCGAAAATCTCGATCGCGGCTGGTATGCTGGGCCTGTTGGTTGGGTTGATTACCAGGGGAATGGTGAATTTGCCGTTGCGATTCGCTCAGGTTTATTAAATGGCGATCAAGCAACGCTCTATGCAGGATGCGGGATTGTAGGAGATTCAGATCCCGATAGTGAATACGAAGAAACCAAAATGAAGTTTAAACCGATGTTAACGGCGCTTGGGGGTAAAAAATATGACTGA
- the menC gene encoding o-succinylbenzoate synthase, which yields MIIESVTLHHIKMNLITPFGNSLETVSDRDLIIVEVNDAVGNVGFGEGVAFTTPWYTEETLQTSWHMLRDIMIPLVKKRFIAHPSEVDCMLSGIRRNPMAKYAIEGAIWDLYAKKEGISLSKALGGTLKKIKAGVAVGASDQETMLEEISNRILEGYERIKVKIKPSQDISILKAIRERYPNLSLMADANSAYTLRDIDQLKALDAFNLLMIEQPLAADDIVDHATLQRKLKTPICLDESISSFDDARRALDLNSCQVINIKPGRVGGLTASKKIHDLCDERGVPVWCGGMLESGIGRAHNIALSSLSNFVIPGDISASARYWERDIILPEVIVEEGYINVPESNGIGYELNRKELARVTIVKEVY from the coding sequence ATGATCATCGAGTCGGTAACGCTCCATCATATTAAAATGAACCTTATAACGCCTTTTGGTAATAGCCTTGAAACGGTGTCTGATCGAGACTTGATTATCGTAGAGGTGAACGATGCTGTGGGTAATGTTGGTTTTGGAGAAGGGGTGGCATTTACAACCCCGTGGTACACTGAAGAAACGCTTCAAACATCCTGGCATATGTTAAGAGATATCATGATACCCTTAGTAAAAAAACGTTTCATTGCACACCCGTCTGAGGTTGATTGCATGTTGTCAGGAATTAGAAGAAACCCAATGGCGAAGTATGCGATAGAAGGGGCGATATGGGATTTATACGCCAAAAAAGAAGGCATTAGTTTATCGAAAGCATTAGGAGGAACTTTAAAGAAAATTAAAGCAGGCGTTGCGGTTGGTGCTTCTGATCAGGAGACAATGCTAGAAGAAATAAGTAACAGAATTTTGGAAGGATATGAGCGGATTAAGGTAAAGATAAAGCCGTCTCAAGATATATCCATTCTAAAAGCAATAAGAGAACGCTATCCAAACTTATCTTTAATGGCAGATGCTAATTCCGCCTATACGCTTCGAGATATCGATCAACTGAAAGCGTTGGATGCCTTCAATCTCCTGATGATTGAACAACCGTTAGCTGCAGATGATATCGTTGATCATGCTACGCTACAAAGGAAATTAAAGACACCGATTTGTTTGGATGAAAGTATTTCTTCTTTCGATGATGCGCGCCGAGCGCTTGATTTAAACAGCTGTCAGGTGATAAATATTAAGCCTGGTCGCGTAGGTGGGTTAACTGCTAGTAAGAAGATACATGATTTATGCGATGAGCGCGGTGTCCCCGTCTGGTGCGGTGGTATGCTTGAATCTGGGATTGGAAGAGCGCATAATATAGCCCTTTCTAGCTTATCTAACTTTGTCATCCCTGGAGATATCTCGGCTTCTGCGCGATATTGGGAGCGGGATATCATTCTTCCTGAAGTGATCGTAGAGGAAGGATACATTAACGTGCCAGAAAGTAATGGTATTGGATACGAGTTAAACCGAAAAGAACTAGCTCGGGTGACGATCGTGAAAGAAGTTTATTGA
- the menD gene encoding 2-succinyl-5-enolpyruvyl-6-hydroxy-3-cyclohexene-1-carboxylic-acid synthase produces MTDQEILSSYVGSFVDELVRSGVKHAVVSPGSRSTPLAMMMAEHPLLKVWMHIDERSAGFFALGMSKSHHEPVALLCSSGTAGANYYPAVIEAAQSNVPLIVLTADRPHELRDNGAPQAIDQIKLYGDYAKWFKEMALPSSSLTRYIRTAASRAVAVSSSVPAGPVHLNFPFRDPLTPDLSYSGLFSDGRDDHEPWVQSTDYVRVLDDKAVKRYVDKLAYKKGIIVVGPQENEELAEPLYALAEALGYPVLADSLSMCRHVNSSNLIEGYDAFLRGEVDSSLYPDVIIRFGAMPVSKAYTLFVNKVESPLHIVVDENGWRDPTLSSSDMPNVSPVEFVKSLLPASQQLEHCENKWLEAWKELNEVTLNLLREELEVEGLFEGYVFRELGRLMDKDDLLFVGNSMPIRDLENFFLPEGPRPTIMGNRGANGIDGIISTALGASTDYSSGVLVIGDLSFYHDMNGLLLAKLYEINLTIVVVNNDGGGIFSFLPQHQEEKHFEQLFGTPLGLDYEHTAALYGGSFDRIGNWEEFSLAFEKSKKHKGLSIIEVPTNRDENLMLHRKLFSKISHKTAKVLKS; encoded by the coding sequence ATGACTGATCAAGAAATATTATCAAGCTACGTTGGTTCGTTTGTAGATGAGCTTGTGCGATCAGGCGTAAAACATGCTGTCGTTAGTCCAGGATCGCGGTCTACCCCGCTTGCTATGATGATGGCCGAGCACCCTTTATTAAAAGTCTGGATGCATATCGATGAGCGATCTGCTGGTTTTTTTGCGCTTGGCATGTCCAAATCGCATCATGAACCGGTCGCACTTCTTTGTTCTTCAGGCACAGCAGGAGCGAATTACTATCCTGCAGTAATTGAAGCTGCTCAATCCAATGTTCCGTTGATTGTATTAACGGCCGATCGTCCTCATGAGCTTCGTGACAATGGCGCGCCACAGGCGATTGACCAAATCAAGCTATATGGAGACTATGCAAAGTGGTTTAAGGAAATGGCACTCCCGTCCTCATCTCTGACGCGATACATCAGGACAGCCGCTTCAAGAGCCGTAGCTGTTTCTTCGAGTGTACCGGCTGGACCTGTTCATCTTAATTTTCCATTTAGAGATCCTTTAACACCTGATCTTTCATATTCAGGTCTTTTTTCTGACGGCAGAGATGATCACGAGCCATGGGTACAATCTACTGATTATGTACGTGTTTTAGACGATAAAGCAGTAAAACGTTATGTAGACAAGTTGGCTTATAAGAAGGGAATTATCGTTGTAGGTCCACAGGAAAATGAAGAATTAGCCGAGCCGTTGTATGCTCTTGCAGAAGCACTAGGGTACCCTGTTCTTGCTGATTCTCTGTCCATGTGTCGACATGTGAATTCTTCCAATCTAATTGAAGGATATGATGCTTTTCTAAGAGGTGAAGTAGATTCCTCTCTTTATCCTGATGTGATTATTCGTTTTGGAGCAATGCCAGTATCAAAAGCTTATACGCTTTTTGTTAATAAAGTGGAAAGTCCTCTCCATATCGTAGTAGATGAGAATGGGTGGAGAGATCCAACTCTTTCAAGCTCTGACATGCCAAATGTTTCACCAGTAGAGTTTGTGAAGAGCCTTCTCCCTGCTTCACAGCAGCTTGAACATTGTGAGAACAAGTGGCTAGAAGCGTGGAAAGAGTTAAACGAGGTCACTCTTAACCTGCTTCGTGAGGAATTGGAGGTAGAGGGACTTTTTGAAGGATATGTGTTTAGAGAATTAGGTCGATTAATGGATAAGGACGATCTTTTGTTTGTAGGCAATAGTATGCCGATTCGCGATTTGGAGAACTTCTTTCTACCTGAAGGACCTCGACCAACCATTATGGGAAATCGCGGGGCGAACGGAATTGATGGGATTATTTCAACTGCTCTGGGTGCTAGTACCGATTATTCTTCTGGCGTTTTGGTTATCGGTGATCTCTCTTTTTATCATGATATGAACGGTCTCCTTCTAGCAAAGTTATATGAAATTAATTTAACCATCGTTGTTGTGAACAATGATGGGGGTGGGATTTTCTCCTTTTTACCGCAGCATCAGGAGGAGAAACATTTCGAGCAACTGTTTGGGACACCGCTTGGATTAGATTACGAGCATACCGCAGCGCTCTACGGGGGAAGTTTTGATCGCATAGGGAATTGGGAAGAGTTTAGCTTAGCTTTTGAGAAAAGCAAGAAGCATAAAGGACTTAGCATTATTGAAGTCCCGACCAATCGTGATGAAAATCTTATGCTCCATCGGAAGTTATTCTCAAAGATTTCACACAAAACAGCGAAGGTTCTAAAATCATGA
- a CDS encoding UvrD-helicase domain-containing protein has product MNFTTTPHQAVTELDLSAPLTPHSSIRPLEDEVEQAFFHALVEKGICLNEPQTKAVKHTEGPLLTIAGAGSGKTSVLTTRTAFLITVKEKDPSSILLITFTRKASEEMRQRISRLPGVSPQDSGRLTAGTFHSIFLKLLRSLGYNQKILNSDRHKQIIMKNILKKMKSPEASLPEIMLSSISSCKVKMMEPSDVPDHKETEELKKAYTEYEEWKTANHYMDFDDILVFMYREFNQNPALLQKMQNRFQYILVDEFQDTNPIQYELIKQIAAPQNNLFVVGDDDQVIYSFNGANSSIILEFDRTYPDAAVVTLDTNYRSAPPIVGLGNHVIKHNTYRRAKTMNATNKDGKQPFYLRPATTEDEAGYVLRHIREQKREWKDIAILTRTYTNARALFEQLIEQDIPFNAQGMKQVFYEQSIIKGMMEHLRLAYEHQNLDATAAILPSLFINQEAGMRHIEMENFVDPVDFPLVHLKSWKTLRDFQKKSIDRRIRLIQEAKRHQPQKAIQLLRDDYMKHLDSANDEALTVHKTTLKEMMDELEFSSSRFETIPEFLAYVDRIIQRFNEHKQKASATNGLSLLSIHQAKGLEFPVVYVIGASETILPHVSALNSMKDKEASQKELYMKNPTADLEEERRLCYVAITRAKEELYICSPEKHLGKQTPVSRFLTDAFKKKIKQEGRSVKAWVCSSEFCKGWMKVEENKQPDQKSCPLCEKPMVISQKSVK; this is encoded by the coding sequence ATGAATTTTACAACAACACCGCATCAAGCAGTGACTGAATTGGACCTTTCTGCTCCTTTAACACCCCATTCGTCTATTAGACCATTGGAAGATGAGGTAGAACAGGCTTTTTTTCATGCATTAGTAGAAAAAGGCATTTGCCTTAATGAACCCCAAACAAAAGCAGTCAAACATACAGAAGGCCCTCTTTTAACAATTGCAGGGGCTGGTAGTGGGAAAACATCCGTTTTAACAACACGAACAGCGTTTCTAATTACGGTTAAGGAGAAAGACCCTTCTAGTATTTTACTTATCACTTTCACTAGAAAAGCTTCTGAAGAAATGCGACAGCGTATTAGTCGCTTACCAGGCGTCTCTCCACAAGACTCAGGGAGATTAACAGCAGGAACCTTTCATTCGATATTTCTGAAATTATTAAGAAGTCTCGGCTATAATCAAAAAATATTGAATAGTGATCGTCACAAACAAATTATTATGAAAAACATTTTAAAAAAGATGAAAAGTCCAGAAGCTTCTTTACCGGAAATTATGCTTTCATCCATTTCGTCTTGTAAAGTAAAGATGATGGAACCGAGCGATGTTCCCGATCATAAAGAAACGGAAGAACTGAAAAAGGCTTATACAGAATATGAAGAGTGGAAAACAGCTAATCACTATATGGACTTTGATGACATTCTTGTATTTATGTATCGAGAATTTAATCAAAACCCAGCTCTTCTTCAAAAAATGCAAAATCGGTTTCAGTATATTTTAGTTGATGAATTTCAAGATACGAACCCAATTCAATACGAGTTGATTAAACAAATTGCTGCACCGCAAAACAATCTATTTGTCGTTGGGGATGATGATCAGGTAATCTATTCCTTTAACGGAGCAAATAGTTCGATTATTTTAGAATTTGATCGCACTTATCCAGATGCGGCAGTTGTTACACTCGACACAAATTATCGATCAGCCCCTCCCATCGTAGGTCTAGGTAATCATGTGATTAAACATAACACCTATCGAAGGGCGAAGACGATGAATGCAACAAACAAAGATGGAAAGCAACCTTTCTATCTTAGACCTGCAACAACAGAAGATGAAGCAGGATATGTTCTTCGTCATATCCGCGAGCAAAAAAGAGAATGGAAAGATATCGCCATTCTGACAAGAACTTATACGAATGCACGAGCCCTTTTCGAACAATTGATTGAGCAGGACATCCCTTTTAATGCACAAGGAATGAAACAGGTCTTTTATGAACAATCCATAATCAAGGGCATGATGGAACATCTTCGTCTTGCGTATGAACATCAAAACCTTGACGCTACGGCCGCTATACTTCCCTCTTTATTTATTAATCAAGAAGCTGGTATGCGTCATATCGAGATGGAAAATTTTGTGGACCCTGTTGATTTTCCTTTAGTTCATCTAAAATCATGGAAAACGCTTCGTGATTTCCAAAAGAAGTCGATTGATCGACGTATTCGTCTGATTCAGGAAGCAAAGCGTCACCAACCACAAAAGGCAATCCAATTATTGCGTGATGATTATATGAAACACCTTGATAGTGCGAACGATGAAGCCTTAACGGTTCACAAAACTACCCTTAAAGAAATGATGGACGAGCTAGAATTCTCAAGCTCACGCTTTGAAACAATTCCTGAATTTCTAGCTTATGTTGATCGCATCATCCAACGGTTTAATGAACACAAACAAAAGGCAAGCGCAACGAACGGACTATCCCTGTTGTCTATTCATCAGGCAAAAGGCCTGGAGTTCCCTGTCGTTTACGTGATTGGCGCTTCAGAAACAATATTGCCACACGTCTCTGCACTTAACTCCATGAAAGATAAAGAAGCTTCTCAGAAGGAGCTATATATGAAAAACCCAACTGCTGACCTTGAAGAGGAACGTCGACTTTGTTACGTTGCGATTACACGGGCAAAAGAAGAGCTTTATATTTGTTCACCTGAAAAACACCTTGGAAAACAAACTCCTGTCTCTCGTTTTTTAACAGATGCTTTTAAGAAGAAAATAAAGCAAGAAGGAAGATCAGTGAAAGCCTGGGTTTGTAGCAGTGAATTCTGCAAAGGTTGGATGAAGGTTGAAGAGAATAAGCAGCCTGATCAAAAGTCATGTCCTCTCTGCGAAAAGCCGATGGTAATATCACAAAAGTCCGTTAAATAA
- a CDS encoding 1,4-dihydroxy-2-naphthoate polyprenyltransferase produces MNNSNDKLNKVTPSKPTWQVWWRLLRPHTLTASFVPVFLGTMLALQSHTLHFGLFMAMMIASILIQSATNMFNEYYDFKRGLDHAGSVGIGGAIVRDGVSAKTVLNLAFIFFGVAILLGVYICILTTWWIAVIGTICMAAGYFYTGGPYPIAYTPFGEIAAGVFMGLILVLLSFFIQTGVITFESILVSIPISILVGGILMANNIRDLEGDKEKGRKTLAILLGHDKAVALLEWMFIVSYLWVVALIITIDSSLWLLLIILSIPKAFKAIRLFEGKTQAAQMMPAMQATAQMHTQFGLLMAIGLLLAYFI; encoded by the coding sequence ATGAACAACAGCAACGATAAGCTGAACAAAGTGACGCCTTCAAAACCAACCTGGCAGGTGTGGTGGCGACTATTAAGACCCCACACGTTAACAGCTTCCTTCGTCCCGGTTTTTCTGGGCACAATGCTTGCCCTTCAAAGTCATACATTACATTTTGGATTGTTTATGGCGATGATGATCGCTTCTATCCTTATTCAATCAGCAACAAATATGTTTAATGAATACTATGATTTCAAAAGGGGTCTTGATCACGCTGGTAGCGTAGGAATTGGTGGCGCCATCGTAAGAGATGGAGTTAGTGCAAAAACAGTATTGAATCTTGCTTTTATTTTCTTTGGAGTTGCAATTCTGTTAGGTGTTTACATCTGTATCCTGACGACATGGTGGATCGCGGTGATCGGTACAATCTGTATGGCTGCAGGGTACTTCTATACTGGTGGCCCATATCCAATTGCCTATACACCATTTGGGGAAATTGCCGCTGGCGTCTTTATGGGACTCATTCTTGTCTTACTTTCATTTTTCATTCAGACGGGAGTTATTACATTTGAAAGTATTCTCGTTTCGATCCCCATTTCCATTCTAGTTGGCGGTATCCTTATGGCAAACAATATTCGCGATCTAGAAGGCGACAAAGAAAAAGGGCGAAAAACACTCGCAATCCTTCTTGGACACGATAAAGCAGTGGCCCTATTAGAGTGGATGTTTATCGTTTCTTACCTTTGGGTGGTCGCACTTATCATTACAATTGATTCATCATTGTGGTTGCTGTTAATTATTCTAAGCATCCCTAAAGCATTCAAAGCCATTCGCTTGTTTGAAGGGAAAACACAGGCAGCTCAAATGATGCCAGCTATGCAAGCAACGGCTCAAATGCATACGCAGTTTGGGCTGCTAATGGCCATTGGTTTATTGCTCGCGTATTTTATTTAA
- a CDS encoding DUF3817 domain-containing protein, giving the protein MLKQPLKLFRGVGYAEGISFLLLLGIAMPLKYLMDIPMAVTIVGALHGGLFVLYLAVILYVTIVKRWSFIKATLAVVSSVIPFGPFIFDARLVKDSEA; this is encoded by the coding sequence TTGTTGAAACAACCATTAAAACTATTCAGAGGGGTCGGCTATGCGGAAGGAATTTCGTTTCTATTGCTACTAGGAATTGCGATGCCTCTTAAATACTTGATGGACATCCCGATGGCCGTCACGATTGTTGGAGCCTTACACGGCGGATTATTCGTTCTTTATCTTGCCGTTATCCTTTACGTCACCATTGTCAAACGCTGGTCTTTCATTAAGGCGACGCTTGCCGTTGTCTCATCCGTCATCCCATTCGGCCCGTTTATCTTTGATGCACGTCTTGTGAAAGATTCAGAAGCGTAA
- a CDS encoding o-succinylbenzoate--CoA ligase has product MDTMPNWLHKRAFMTPDRVALIEKNKQLTYKRLQEQAVEMANALKTKGIVKGKHVGFFMENGIESAVCLHALMYIGVVIVPLNHRLTGPELAFQLNDAELSYVITDRSLANKARESLLNIELFIWEDIRPEAYRLEGLQTSIELNQLHTIMYTSGTTGKPKGVMLTYGNHWWSAISSSLNIGLEMQDRWLCAVPLFHMSGLSILLRSVIYGITMVIQKRFDPHVVNQSIQKEDITIVSVVSAMLKKMLDDLGADQYPATLRCMLLGGGPAPYPLLTICEEKQIPVFQTFGMTETASQIVTLSPEYMLDKQGSAGKALFPSEVKISHNHKDLSPREHGEILVKGPTVTKGYWKREGATSEAFEDGWLHTGDIGFVDEDGFLFVLDRRKDLILSGGENVYPAEIEAAILEHMDVEDAGVTGVQDAHWGEVPAAFVVSKNPMLTDQQLLDYLSDRLARYKLPKSITFVEGLPRNGANKLQRNLLASETE; this is encoded by the coding sequence ATGGACACGATGCCAAATTGGTTACACAAACGCGCTTTCATGACGCCGGACCGAGTGGCGCTGATTGAAAAGAATAAGCAGTTAACTTATAAGCGACTGCAAGAGCAAGCAGTTGAAATGGCGAATGCTCTAAAAACAAAGGGCATTGTTAAAGGAAAGCATGTTGGTTTTTTTATGGAGAACGGAATAGAGTCCGCAGTCTGTTTGCATGCGCTCATGTATATTGGGGTTGTTATTGTACCGCTGAACCATCGATTAACAGGTCCTGAGTTAGCTTTCCAATTGAATGATGCTGAGCTTTCTTACGTAATAACGGACCGATCTCTTGCGAATAAAGCTCGTGAAAGTTTACTAAATATCGAACTATTTATTTGGGAGGATATTCGTCCAGAAGCATATCGTTTGGAGGGGCTACAAACCTCAATTGAGTTAAACCAGCTTCATACGATTATGTACACTTCTGGTACGACGGGTAAACCAAAAGGCGTGATGTTAACGTATGGAAACCACTGGTGGAGTGCGATTAGCTCGAGCCTTAATATAGGTTTAGAAATGCAAGATCGCTGGTTATGTGCCGTACCGTTATTTCATATGAGTGGTCTTTCAATTTTATTACGCAGTGTCATCTATGGGATTACGATGGTTATACAAAAACGATTCGATCCGCATGTCGTTAATCAATCGATTCAAAAAGAAGACATTACAATTGTATCGGTAGTAAGCGCTATGCTAAAAAAAATGCTTGATGACCTTGGAGCCGATCAGTATCCGGCTACGTTGCGCTGCATGCTGCTTGGCGGAGGTCCAGCTCCATATCCGCTCCTAACGATTTGTGAAGAAAAGCAAATTCCTGTCTTCCAAACATTTGGAATGACGGAAACGGCATCGCAAATCGTGACGCTTTCACCTGAGTATATGCTTGATAAACAGGGGTCCGCTGGGAAAGCTCTTTTTCCTTCGGAAGTAAAGATTAGCCATAATCATAAAGACCTTTCACCACGAGAGCATGGCGAAATTCTTGTGAAAGGACCCACGGTGACTAAAGGATACTGGAAACGTGAAGGAGCGACTAGTGAGGCATTTGAAGATGGATGGCTACATACGGGTGACATCGGTTTTGTTGATGAAGATGGTTTTCTCTTTGTATTAGATCGACGAAAAGACCTGATTCTTTCTGGAGGCGAAAATGTGTATCCTGCAGAAATTGAAGCCGCCATTCTTGAACATATGGATGTTGAAGATGCTGGCGTGACAGGTGTCCAAGATGCGCATTGGGGAGAAGTACCCGCGGCTTTCGTGGTAAGTAAGAACCCAATGTTAACCGATCAGCAGTTACTCGATTATCTCTCAGATCGACTGGCTCGATATAAATTGCCCAAGTCAATTACCTTTGTTGAGGGTCTTCCAAGGAATGGAGCCAATAAACTCCAGCGAAATTTGTTAGCGAGTGAAACAGAATGA